TTCATCGATATAAAAAGAGCTCGGATACGCCCGTACCTGAAACTCCTTCGCCCATGTCCCATCTTCGTCAGGCAGCACGGTCAGATTGTCATATGACTGCCGGTTGAACCAGTCCGTGAATTCCTCAGCGGATTTCTCGCCTTTGTAGCCGGGGGCTACAATCGATACCACCTCGAAATCCTTCTCCTGTCCGGCCAGCGTATTCAGCTCCTCCAGACCGGCAAGACAGATGGAGCACCAGGAGGCCCAGTATTTCACATAGACCGGCTTACCCTTCAGGTCCTCCAGCTTCAGCGAATCACCCTTCAGATCCAGCAAGGCGAATGCCGGTGCCGGCTTCCCCTTGCTCATAGCTGCGGCAGAATCTGTCTTGCCTGCGTCTGCCTCCGGCTTGACGCCGCAGGCGGCAAGGACCGCGAGCAATCCGCCAATGACCAGAAGCATGCCGAACCATTTCCATGTCTTCTTCATGCTTGCTTCCTCCTTCCGTTATTGAATCCAGCTTACCAATGTGTTCAGTTGGTCGGTCATAAGCAGCAGCCCCATGACGACCAGGAGGCAGCCGGAAGCGATCTTGATGCCGCCCATGTACCGGTACAGGCGGCGAATCCGCTGGAGCAGAACCTCCGAGAAGACGGCCAGGATGAGAAAAGGAATCGCCAGACCCAGCGTATACAGCAGCATCAGGAATCCACCGTAGGCCGGGGAGCCTTCACCGGCGGCGATGCTGAGAATCCCCGCGAGGACCGGGCCGATGCAGGGCGTCCACCCGAAGCTGAACGTCAGGCCAAGCAGGAAGGCTCCGAGATATCCTCCCTTGGTGGCGCGCTGGCTTGACAGCTTCTTTTCCCGTTCGAGCCAGGAGAGCCTGATGAGTCCCGTCTGATAGATGCCGAATAGCACCACGATGACTCCGCAGACGGCAATGAACCGGGGGCTTGAGATGAGATTGCCCAGGATGCCGGAGCCGAAGCCCAGAATAATGAACACGACCGAGAGTCCGAGCACGAGCAATAATGTCCGCAGCAGGAACACCGAACGGAACCGGAAGGCGCTTGCCGCATCTGTGCCCTGAACCATCGTACCGCCAGCCATGCTTCCCGACAGATACGAGACATAGACCGGAAGCAGCGGCAAGATACATGGCGCAAAAAACGACAGCCCCCCCGCGCCAAACACACCAAGCAGAAAAACAAGCTCACCCGCCATCTCCATCACCCCCTTATAAAGTACTGCTTCGCTACAGCGCCAAGCTTACCGGCTGGTATAGACCGGAACGGTGAACCAGAAGCGGCTGCCCGCGCCCTTAATGCTGTCTACGCCAATCTCGCCGCCATGCAGCTCAACAATCGATTGGGCGATGGCGAGACCTAGCCCGGCGCCGCCGCTATTTTTGCTGCGTGATTTATCGATCCGGTAGAAGCGTTCGAAGATGCGTGAGGTCTCCGCCGCATCGATTCCCTGGCCTTCATCCGTCACGGAGATGCGCAGGAACGGGCCGTCCTCGGCAGCCGCCAGCACGATATTTCCGCCCGCGGGAGAATGCTGAATGGCATTCTGCAGCAGATTGGACAGCACCCGCTTAATCTGTGTGGGCATCATCAGGGCCGCAGGCAGCTTATCCGGCAGCTCGATCTCTACCTTCAGCTGCTTCTCCGCCAGATGGAACGAGAAGCTCTCCAGCGTGCTGATCAGCAGCTCATCCGCATGGCAGGGCTGCGGGTCGAAGGTTCCGCCGCTGGCCTCCAGGCTGGATAGCTCAAAGAGGTCCTGAATCAGCCCGGCCAGCCGCTTCGTCTCCAGCCGGATGGTGTTCAGATACCGCTGGAAGGTCGCATCGTCCTTGATCACATCATCCTCCAGCGCTTCCACGAATGACTGAATGGAGGCGAGAGGGGTCCGCAGATCATGCGAGACATTAGCAATCAGCTCCCGCCGGGCGGACTCGGACTGGTGGAGATGGTCGAAGCTCTCTTTTAACTTACTGCTCATCTCATTGAATTGCCGGGCCATCAGCTTGAACTCGTGCGGGCCAATCGTGGGAACCTCGGTGTGGAAATCCCCCTCAGCAATCCGCACCGTCTGCTCGGTAATCCGGGCAATGGACTTCTCCACCGGCCGGGTCAGGAGGTGCTGCACGATGAAAGAGAACAGGGCGATGCCGGCGGTGATGCCGGAGAGGTAGTAGAGCTGGTCAATGGTGAGCAGCATCCGGGAATAGCTGACGAAGAGACAGACCAGCAGGACGCCGATGCCGGTGAAGCTGGACAACAACAGATAGGTGCGCAGCTTCATCAGATACCGTCACCCGCAAACTTATAGCCGATGCCCCAGACCGTCTTGATATATTTCGGGTCGGAGGGAGCGGGTTCAATCTTCTCGCGTAATCTTCTTATATGCACAGTAACTGTGGTCGTGTCTCCTTCGTAGCTGAAATCCCAGACTTTGCTCAGAATCTGCGTCCGCGAGAACACCTGCCCCGGATGGCTGGCCAGCAGATACAGCAGCTCGAACTCGGTCACCGTCAAGTCCATCGCCTGCCCGCCGATCTCCACGGTGCGCTTCCCTACATCGATAGTCAGCCCTTCGTACTTAATCGTGTGCTCCGCAGCGGTAGCGGGCGATACCTGGACAACTCTCATCCGGCGCAGAATCGCCTGCACCCGCAGCACCAGCTCTCTTGGACTGAAGGGCTTGGTCAGGTAATCATCCGCCCCCATCGTCAGCCCCATCAGCCGGTCCTGCTCCTCGCCGCGCGCCGTCAGCATGATGATCGGGAGATCATCGGTCTGCCGGATCTCGCTGCACACCTCCCAGCCGTTCTTGTGCGGCATCATCAGATCGAGCACCATCAGACTGGGCGGCTGGCTGCGCCATAGCTCTAACGCCTCCAAGCCGTCCTTGGCGGTGGTGACCACATACCCTTCCCGTTCCAGATACCTGCGGCACACATCGGTAATATTCGGATCATCATCAGCGACCAGCAAGCGTTCGTTCATCTTAAACCCACCCCATATCCGTAAAAATCCATTTGATTCCATCATATCATATGGCGGGGGCACTGCTCTGTCTGGCTTATTCCATAGCCCCGGCAGGCTTCATGTACATGTTCACTACCGTATCCGCCACATAAGTGCTGCCATCATACAGGGCCGGAGCCATGCTCAGATTGACCGTTTTACCGTCGACCATCATTTTTTTCGACCCGATCATGATCTTGATCATCTTGGCCGCCGGCATCATGGTATCATCCATCATCTTACTGTCGTCCATCATCTTGCCATCGTCCATCATCTTGTCCATGTACATCAGCGAGACGGAGCGGTCTTTGCTGTTCCATTCAATGCTGTAGCCGTACATCATGGCCGCCTGTCTTAAGTTCATCAGCTCCATGCCGTCTTTCTTCATCGTCTTGATGCCTGCCGCCGCACCGGCGATGCCGGACACCGCCAGAGAGAGAACCAGTACCGCTGTCATCATGAACCGTTTGCCTGCTTTGCTGTTACCCATGCTAATCACGCTCCATTTCGTTGTAGTGGTTACAGGGAACAGAATAAGCGGGAGAGCTTACGATTCTCTAAGCGAAATCTTACGATTGTATTACGGCAGCGGAGAAGCAGTATAACTTTTGACTATAGCCAGGTATCAAGTTTAAGTGTTACGTCCTTGAGCGTTCTCCATGCTAGAATTTATACACCAAGACAGAACAGTGAGAGACTAGAGGAGGACTATAATATGTGCGAGAGATTTCAGATCGTAGGCAGCCTGCTGCGTCCGGCGGAGCTATTAGAATATAAACAGCAAATCGAACACCGGGACGATATTCAATATCCGTTCTATGGAGACTTCCAGGGGTATGAGCAGTGTGAAGCAAAGGCAATTCAGACGGTAGTGGAGCAGGAGAAGGAGAACGGGCTGTCGATTCTGACTGATGGAGAATATTCCAAGTCGATGTGGCATCTGGACTTCGTGTGGGGCTTCCAGGGGATTCAGCGTTATATTGCCGATCACGGGTATTTCTTCAGAGACATTGACGGCAGCTCCAAATACGAGACGCGAAAAGACATCGGCCTCCGCATCACCGGCGAGCTGGGCGGGAAGAATCACCACTTCCTTCAGGCGTACCGCCAGCTTCAGGACCATGCCGGAGACCGGGAGACGAAGCTGTGTGTGCCTTCGCCGTCCCATATTTTCGGAGAGCTGTCCTGGTCGGATAACATTGGCGGCGAAGGTGCAGTGTACCAGAACCGCGATGAGCTGAAGGCAGGGCTCGTGAAGGCGTATAAGGATTTTGTTGGGGAATTCGCAGCTGCTGGCGGCAAAATCCTTCAATTCGACGACTGCCTCTGGGAGCTGTTCGCGGACGATAATCCGAATTCACCGTTCACCGGCGAGAAGGTCAATCATGAGGAAGTACAGAGTCTTGCTGCAGACTTCATTGATATTAACAATACGATTATCGATTACGGGCACAGCCTGGGGCTGAAAATGTGGACCCATAACTGCCGCGGTAATTATGATTCGCGCAATATGGGCGGCGGCTCCTATGTGAAGATTGCCAACCTGTTCCTGAAGCAGCTGAAGTATGACCGCTTCTTCCTGGAGTGGGACGATGAGCGCGCTGGCTCGCTGGAGGCACTTGCCGTGTTCAAAGATAGACCGGAGACGGAGATCGTGCTGGGCCTGCTGTCCTCCAAGACGAGCACGCTGGACGATGAGGAACGTGTTCTGAGAATGCTGGACGAAGCCTCCAAAATCATTCCGAAGGAGAGACTGCTGCTCTCCCATCAATGCGGCTTCGCCTCCTGTGACGGGGGTAATGAGCTGACGCAAGCGGAGCAATGGGCGAAGATCAGACAGGGGCAAAAGATTGCTCAACAATATTGGGCTTAACATCATTAATTAGACAATAACTGTTCTTAAAAGCAAGCCCGCACCTGGAAACAGGATGCGGGCTTGTTGCTGTTTAGGAAGTCCACTGAACGAGGAGCAGATGGTGCTGCTGCGCCAAAGGTGGCCCATGCTCCACAGCCAGTAACATTTATAGAAAAATCCTGCAGGAAGTGCAACAATACTGCTCCTCACAAGCGGTTTATGTCGAAATTATGCAAGAAATGCAACAATTTTAGCGCTAATCTGCTCTAGACTCCGAAATTTGTGCAAATAATGCAACATTGTACATTCAGTAAGTAATAGTTAAAGAGGAATCCTGCAAAAATTGCAACAATTTTCTATACAAACGGCCGGAAGTCCAAAACTTCTCTGGAGTCACGGCCAATCCCCCCAAAAAAACGTTAGCCCTTTTTATATAGCTAAACACGATGTCGCATTTATCCGGCCGCAATGTCGCAAAAGTACATGGAAACAAAGGCGGCAAATCGGATATACTCGCTTTAACAATTATGATAATGAAAATCATTATCACATAATAGATATTAGGGGGATTTCAGCATGAACAGAGCAACAAGGGGACAGAAGGCCGGACGGAAGAAACACGCCACCCGGAAATCAGGACTATTCATGGTATGTATGCTGGCACTGGTACTCGTGCTGGCAGCTTGCGGAACTGGAGGGGGCAACAATGCAGGCACAACTGCACAGCCGTCAGCGTCAGCCGAGCCGTCTCCGTCATCAGAAGCACAAGCTCAGGCCACGCCGGAGGCACAGGCTACAGCAGCCTACCCGGTTACCCTCACACATATCAAGGGTGAATATACGCTGACGGAGAAGCCGAAGGTAATCGCTGTGCTTGACGTGAAATTCGCCGATCAGCTGATCGCGCTGGGAGAGAAACCGGCAGGCAGCGTTGTTGCCGGAACCAAGGACGAGTTCCCGGAATATCTGAGTGCTCAGATGGACGGTGTGAAGGTCCTGGGTACCCGGGATGAGCCCAATCTGGAGGCGATTGTGGCGCTGAACCCGGATCTGATTCTGATGACAGACTTCCAGGAGGAAGCCTATGAGAGCGTAAGTAAAATTGCGCCTACGATCGTCCTGGACTTCTATGAGGATTGGCGGGATACGCTAGCTACCATCGGTACAATTACAGGCAAGCAGGCAGAAGCTGAAGTGGTGAAAAAGGACTACGAGGACAAAATCACCGGACTGCGGGAGCAGCTGTCGGCGAAGCTGGGTGACGAGACGGTAGCGCTGATCCGTCCGAGACCGGAAGGGATCCGGGTACATGGTCCCGAGCACCGGACCGGAAGCATTTTATATGAGGATCTGGGATTAAAGGCTCCTGCGTTCGTTCAGGCAATCAAAGATGACACCTCAATTGAAATATCGATGGAGACCGTCGCTGATATCGGGGCAGATCACTATTTCCTGCTCTCGGATGATCTATTCGCCAAAGAGGCAGAGGCGCTGGCCAGCAGTCCGATCTGGAAATCCCTTGAGCCAGTCAAGAATAACCGTGCCTATGAAGTGAATTCAACGCTCTGGATCGCTTATTATGGTCCGCTTGCAATCAATATTATTGTGGATCAGGCCGCAGAGGCGCTGCTCGGAGCGAACTGAGATGGACCGCTATCTGTCGTCGGCCTCCTGGAGGGAACTGGCGGAGGATTTCTGGATGATGCTGGGGGAGCCGCCTGCGGACAGTGTCCGCACCATTGCTCTGAGTGAACTGCAGGACGAAGCGGCATGCCGCGAATATGTCAGCTGGTTTAAGGATTATATCGGTGCGCCGGATACGCAGGTTGCGGCTTCCATGCTGGCCAAACGGATCGGTTATCTGTGGATTGCGCCAATGTTGACCGCTATGACTTTGCATAATCGTGAGGTGCTCTTCCCGCTGGACAGAAGCTTCCTCTACCACCCGGCCTCTACAGAAGAGACGACCTTTCCTTTCCTGGCGGTGGACGGAATTCAGTCATCCTCACCGGCGGATGATCGTGAGGTGTGGCGCGAAGCGGTTGTAGAGGAGAATTTTGCGGCACGGCTTGCCCCG
This region of Paenibacillus sp. FSL K6-1096 genomic DNA includes:
- a CDS encoding cytochrome c biogenesis protein CcdA, whose translation is MAGELVFLLGVFGAGGLSFFAPCILPLLPVYVSYLSGSMAGGTMVQGTDAASAFRFRSVFLLRTLLLVLGLSVVFIILGFGSGILGNLISSPRFIAVCGVIVVLFGIYQTGLIRLSWLEREKKLSSQRATKGGYLGAFLLGLTFSFGWTPCIGPVLAGILSIAAGEGSPAYGGFLMLLYTLGLAIPFLILAVFSEVLLQRIRRLYRYMGGIKIASGCLLVVMGLLLMTDQLNTLVSWIQ
- a CDS encoding ATP-binding protein, with translation MKLRTYLLLSSFTGIGVLLVCLFVSYSRMLLTIDQLYYLSGITAGIALFSFIVQHLLTRPVEKSIARITEQTVRIAEGDFHTEVPTIGPHEFKLMARQFNEMSSKLKESFDHLHQSESARRELIANVSHDLRTPLASIQSFVEALEDDVIKDDATFQRYLNTIRLETKRLAGLIQDLFELSSLEASGGTFDPQPCHADELLISTLESFSFHLAEKQLKVEIELPDKLPAALMMPTQIKRVLSNLLQNAIQHSPAGGNIVLAAAEDGPFLRISVTDEGQGIDAAETSRIFERFYRIDKSRSKNSGGAGLGLAIAQSIVELHGGEIGVDSIKGAGSRFWFTVPVYTSR
- a CDS encoding response regulator transcription factor encodes the protein MNERLLVADDDPNITDVCRRYLEREGYVVTTAKDGLEALELWRSQPPSLMVLDLMMPHKNGWEVCSEIRQTDDLPIIMLTARGEEQDRLMGLTMGADDYLTKPFSPRELVLRVQAILRRMRVVQVSPATAAEHTIKYEGLTIDVGKRTVEIGGQAMDLTVTEFELLYLLASHPGQVFSRTQILSKVWDFSYEGDTTTVTVHIRRLREKIEPAPSDPKYIKTVWGIGYKFAGDGI
- a CDS encoding stalk domain-containing protein, which translates into the protein MGNSKAGKRFMMTAVLVLSLAVSGIAGAAAGIKTMKKDGMELMNLRQAAMMYGYSIEWNSKDRSVSLMYMDKMMDDGKMMDDSKMMDDTMMPAAKMIKIMIGSKKMMVDGKTVNLSMAPALYDGSTYVADTVVNMYMKPAGAME
- a CDS encoding 5-methyltetrahydropteroyltriglutamate--homocysteine methyltransferase is translated as MCERFQIVGSLLRPAELLEYKQQIEHRDDIQYPFYGDFQGYEQCEAKAIQTVVEQEKENGLSILTDGEYSKSMWHLDFVWGFQGIQRYIADHGYFFRDIDGSSKYETRKDIGLRITGELGGKNHHFLQAYRQLQDHAGDRETKLCVPSPSHIFGELSWSDNIGGEGAVYQNRDELKAGLVKAYKDFVGEFAAAGGKILQFDDCLWELFADDNPNSPFTGEKVNHEEVQSLAADFIDINNTIIDYGHSLGLKMWTHNCRGNYDSRNMGGGSYVKIANLFLKQLKYDRFFLEWDDERAGSLEALAVFKDRPETEIVLGLLSSKTSTLDDEERVLRMLDEASKIIPKERLLLSHQCGFASCDGGNELTQAEQWAKIRQGQKIAQQYWA
- a CDS encoding iron-siderophore ABC transporter substrate-binding protein; translation: MNRATRGQKAGRKKHATRKSGLFMVCMLALVLVLAACGTGGGNNAGTTAQPSASAEPSPSSEAQAQATPEAQATAAYPVTLTHIKGEYTLTEKPKVIAVLDVKFADQLIALGEKPAGSVVAGTKDEFPEYLSAQMDGVKVLGTRDEPNLEAIVALNPDLILMTDFQEEAYESVSKIAPTIVLDFYEDWRDTLATIGTITGKQAEAEVVKKDYEDKITGLREQLSAKLGDETVALIRPRPEGIRVHGPEHRTGSILYEDLGLKAPAFVQAIKDDTSIEISMETVADIGADHYFLLSDDLFAKEAEALASSPIWKSLEPVKNNRAYEVNSTLWIAYYGPLAINIIVDQAAEALLGAN
- a CDS encoding (2Fe-2S)-binding protein, producing the protein MDRYLSSASWRELAEDFWMMLGEPPADSVRTIALSELQDEAACREYVSWFKDYIGAPDTQVAASMLAKRIGYLWIAPMLTAMTLHNREVLFPLDRSFLYHPASTEETTFPFLAVDGIQSSSPADDREVWREAVVEENFAARLAPMLQTLATVGPVSMAVLWENIMVRIAPLYASGTDPSGQARLRVQEDFAYLTRTAPGQCFGARRNPFTRFTEGNDESPVAKSTRITCCLYYRMSEEYCRKCPKIDSENKSQLK